In bacterium, the following are encoded in one genomic region:
- the hpnC gene encoding squalene synthase HpnC produces the protein MNEERAIGSYSDDEIDAAYAMCRDFAASHYENFPVISWIFNAAQRRHLAAVYTFLRRADDVADEGTGTIEQRMHGLLWMQAALKASEEGRAKDPMFAALSVTLQKGGIPRQWLDDVLSAFKVDLLKNRYTDEEQLMGYCRYSANPVGLIVLHILGYTHNSTMWEKMTPLSDAICSALQLTNHWQDVFIDLQKNRLYIPLELMKECGYTEEDWKNKTVNTSFSKTMAVCLKKTRDLFDQGHALLGYLRFKDRKIIGMIWLSGLRVLMKMEKTGGDTLNHRPTIGLKDKFWILWRVLWI, from the coding sequence ATGAATGAGGAGCGGGCGATCGGTTCGTATTCCGACGATGAAATAGACGCGGCCTATGCGATGTGCCGGGATTTTGCCGCTTCGCATTACGAAAATTTCCCTGTTATTTCATGGATTTTTAATGCCGCTCAACGCCGTCACCTTGCGGCGGTTTATACCTTTTTACGCCGCGCCGATGATGTAGCTGACGAAGGCACCGGCACTATCGAACAACGTATGCACGGACTTTTATGGATGCAGGCTGCGCTCAAAGCCAGCGAAGAAGGACGCGCCAAAGATCCGATGTTTGCGGCGCTGTCCGTGACGTTGCAAAAGGGCGGTATTCCCCGTCAATGGTTGGATGATGTCCTGAGCGCCTTCAAAGTAGATCTTCTCAAAAATAGATATACCGACGAAGAGCAACTCATGGGGTATTGTCGTTATTCGGCCAATCCGGTCGGCCTCATCGTACTGCATATCCTTGGTTACACACATAACTCGACTATGTGGGAAAAAATGACCCCTTTGTCGGATGCCATTTGTTCGGCGCTCCAGCTCACCAATCATTGGCAGGATGTATTCATTGATCTTCAGAAAAACCGGCTGTATATACCGCTGGAACTGATGAAAGAATGCGGCTATACCGAAGAAGACTGGAAAAATAAAACGGTAAATACGTCGTTTTCAAAGACGATGGCGGTCTGTTTAAAAAAAACACGTGATTTGTTTGATCAAGGGCATGCGTTGTTGGGTTACCTGCGTTTCAAAGATCGCAAAATCATCGGTATGATATGGTTGAGCGGATTACGTGTGCTTATGAAAATGGAAAAAACGGGCGGTGATACGCTGAATCATCGTCCGACGATTGGTTTAAAAGACAAATTTTGGATACTATGGCGCGTTTTATGGATATAG
- a CDS encoding DUF4149 domain-containing protein: MSIRNYTWRGAILLFAGAWIGILVFLAYGVAGTIFRNLDSKTIAGYINGLILVRMNHLEYVCAALIVVSSFVLYRRQKSLWSRVRGIVSGVMLINLFFYADFITPQMTMLKEKIVDFDQYAKENDPRPERKEFDAWHRRYSALVGFNIVLALLVVGLTLRERDE, translated from the coding sequence ATGAGTATCCGAAATTATACATGGCGCGGAGCGATATTATTGTTTGCCGGTGCATGGATCGGCATTCTCGTGTTTTTGGCATACGGTGTCGCCGGTACTATTTTTAGAAACCTTGATTCCAAAACCATCGCCGGATATATCAACGGATTGATTCTTGTTCGAATGAATCATCTGGAATACGTGTGTGCGGCGTTGATCGTTGTATCGTCCTTTGTTCTGTATAGGCGTCAAAAATCACTATGGTCGCGTGTACGTGGGATCGTGTCCGGTGTGATGCTGATCAATCTTTTTTTCTACGCGGATTTTATCACGCCGCAGATGACGATGCTCAAAGAAAAAATCGTAGACTTCGATCAATACGCCAAAGAAAACGATCCGCGCCCCGAGCGTAAGGAATTCGACGCATGGCATCGCCGGTATTCTGCACTCGTAGGATTCAATATCGTACTCGCGCTTTTGGTAGTCGGCCTAACCCTGCGAGAACGCGATGAATGA
- a CDS encoding phytoene/squalene synthase family protein gives MDIETILQEDARSITRRSGSSFYYPMMLFPGGKREAIFTVYAFCRITDDIVDQNGSDAATHLSVWKKELIAAERGHSSYYLLNRVMRVARDFSIPVQLFHDVIRGMEMDLERREYRTFDELYEYCYCVASAVGLMIIRILGAHHTASERFALHAGLALQLTNTIRDAASDIADGRIYFPVTDRRAFFDNPSAVQDALRLQCAEARKQFQLADEAFRAYPSLALFPARVMENMYRLLLDKIEQTGFTPTAHRVSLTLSEKIQTAGRTWFDDRPYRG, from the coding sequence ATGGATATAGAAACGATATTGCAAGAGGATGCCCGAAGTATTACGCGACGCTCCGGCAGCAGCTTTTATTATCCGATGATGCTCTTTCCGGGAGGGAAACGCGAAGCTATTTTTACGGTATATGCATTTTGCCGGATCACGGATGATATCGTGGATCAAAATGGTTCCGATGCCGCGACGCATTTGTCTGTATGGAAAAAAGAATTGATTGCCGCCGAGCGCGGTCATTCGTCATATTATTTGCTCAATCGGGTGATGCGGGTTGCGCGTGATTTTTCGATTCCTGTTCAATTGTTTCATGACGTTATTCGCGGGATGGAAATGGATTTAGAGCGCAGAGAATACCGCACGTTTGATGAATTGTATGAATATTGCTATTGCGTTGCGTCAGCCGTTGGATTGATGATCATTAGGATTTTGGGAGCGCATCATACGGCCAGTGAACGGTTTGCGTTGCATGCCGGTTTAGCTTTACAATTGACCAATACGATTCGTGATGCAGCATCTGATATAGCGGACGGCCGGATCTATTTTCCGGTGACGGATCGGCGTGCGTTTTTTGATAATCCGTCAGCCGTTCAGGATGCGTTGAGGCTGCAATGTGCCGAAGCGAGAAAACAATTCCAATTGGCCGATGAAGCGTTTCGTGCGTATCCGTCGTTGGCGCTTTTTCCGGCACGGGTCATGGAAAACATGTATCGGTTATTGCTTGATAAAATCGAACAAACCGGCTTTACACCGACCGCTCATCGGGTAAGCCTTACTTTATCGGAAAAAATACAAACCGCAGGCCGAACTTGGTTTGATGATCGCCCTTACCGTGGCTAA
- a CDS encoding FAD-dependent oxidoreductase, with amino-acid sequence MIALTVAKSPSQIIIIGAGTAGLAAATTLAQAGHDVSLYEKNAYAGGRTFSFTDVASRSTLDNGQHLLMGCYHATRAWLDSLNASLDIPKKSFPLNFYSVDGRIACLNLPDWPAPWYALYGIMRYDAIPLSERWRILRAGLSMRKPLIRGRFVSDWLDAWRFTQDTRRWFWNPICLAIMNQHPEDADVVQFGEAMRRIFFGSRDDGRFIIPEKSLDAVLVEPAVRFLKQKSCSLHFHSFVRHITVSNGRVDGITLRNGEIIRADKVIMAVPPWSAGKLLPVENEWTSRFQNFSSAPILSAYIWLNEMHPDALFDGPMAACIGTHVQWVFKKNSECIQITISHPGASVFDAASIWEKRITDDMTLLFKNFKPSSVRRIEIIKSVRATSNNHAKDSYRFHSRTGIQGLYLAGDWIADELPSTIESAVLSGIRCAEAVLQDEKNKRS; translated from the coding sequence ATGATCGCCCTTACCGTGGCTAAATCTCCCTCTCAAATAATCATCATCGGCGCCGGTACAGCCGGACTGGCTGCCGCGACGACGCTTGCACAGGCGGGGCATGATGTAAGTTTATATGAAAAAAATGCCTATGCCGGAGGGCGTACTTTTTCGTTTACCGATGTTGCATCACGATCGACACTCGACAACGGCCAGCATCTCCTGATGGGGTGTTATCATGCTACCCGTGCGTGGCTTGATTCATTAAATGCCTCATTGGATATTCCCAAAAAATCGTTTCCTTTGAATTTTTATTCCGTCGATGGCCGGATAGCCTGTTTGAATTTACCGGATTGGCCTGCGCCGTGGTATGCCCTGTACGGTATTATGCGATACGATGCGATCCCATTGAGCGAACGCTGGCGTATTTTGAGGGCGGGTTTATCAATGCGTAAACCGTTAATAAGGGGACGGTTTGTATCCGATTGGTTGGACGCCTGGCGATTTACGCAGGACACACGACGATGGTTTTGGAACCCGATTTGTTTAGCGATTATGAATCAGCATCCCGAAGATGCCGATGTGGTTCAGTTTGGCGAGGCTATGCGACGAATTTTTTTCGGTTCACGCGACGATGGACGTTTTATTATTCCGGAAAAATCACTCGACGCCGTATTGGTCGAACCGGCTGTAAGGTTTTTAAAACAAAAAAGTTGTTCGTTGCATTTTCATTCATTTGTACGCCATATCACCGTTTCTAATGGCCGGGTAGATGGAATCACGTTGCGAAACGGCGAAATCATTCGGGCTGATAAAGTCATTATGGCCGTACCGCCGTGGAGTGCCGGCAAGCTTTTACCTGTAGAAAACGAATGGACATCACGTTTCCAAAATTTTTCATCGGCACCGATATTATCGGCCTATATATGGTTAAATGAGATGCATCCGGATGCGTTATTCGACGGACCTATGGCCGCATGTATAGGAACGCACGTACAATGGGTATTCAAAAAAAACTCAGAATGTATTCAGATTACGATCAGCCACCCCGGCGCGTCTGTTTTTGATGCGGCGTCAATTTGGGAAAAGAGAATAACAGATGACATGACACTTCTGTTTAAAAATTTTAAACCTAGTTCGGTTCGTCGTATTGAAATTATCAAGTCGGTGCGCGCCACCTCGAACAATCATGCGAAAGATTCGTATCGTTTTCATAGTCGCACTGGAATTCAAGGGTTGTATTTAGCCGGAGACTGGATCGCCGATGAATTACCTTCGACGATCGAAAGCGCGGTACTTAGCGGTATCCGATGCGCGGAGGCCGTGTTGCAAGACGAAAAAAACAAAAGGAGTTAA
- the thiO gene encoding glycine oxidase ThiO: MKIYDVVVIGGGVIGLSIAYEIKFRHSKIKVAILEKTQTGYEASHASAGMLEPQLIMPRQNLSDREKAFFRLCRESQNMYEETIRRIEYHSRMDCEYRKEGILKLISPEMDPKPWLSWYVGLGMHAHFWSVEQTGEAEPALREGMAAIHLPDNHQVENRKLSAALAECCKNLGVDILEYSAVESIILNNEAIDHLQTKTGTVSAARYVLAAGAWSSQIPGLTQTIPEIKPIRGQIVAMQMPKPDFIRYPAYLEDFYYVPRNSGRLLIGSTVEDAGFDKAVTPSVIVGFIEKLRALIPQSKTFESVERWAGLRPCSADRLPLLGETRLTNLVVATGHFRNGILLMPITAKLIADMIITGKPSPMLAPFSPSRFNGSTNA, from the coding sequence TTGAAAATATATGATGTCGTTGTGATCGGCGGGGGTGTGATCGGGCTTTCGATCGCGTATGAAATCAAATTTCGTCACAGCAAAATAAAAGTAGCCATTTTAGAAAAAACACAAACGGGATATGAGGCTTCCCACGCATCCGCAGGCATGCTCGAACCGCAGTTGATCATGCCGCGTCAAAATTTGTCGGATCGCGAAAAAGCTTTTTTTCGATTGTGCAGGGAAAGTCAAAACATGTATGAAGAGACCATTCGGCGTATCGAATACCACAGCCGTATGGATTGCGAATACCGCAAAGAAGGCATTCTCAAACTTATCTCACCTGAAATGGATCCGAAGCCATGGTTGTCGTGGTATGTCGGGCTCGGGATGCATGCGCATTTTTGGAGCGTCGAACAAACCGGCGAAGCGGAGCCTGCATTGCGCGAAGGCATGGCGGCGATTCATTTGCCGGATAACCATCAGGTGGAAAACCGCAAATTGAGCGCCGCGCTGGCCGAATGCTGCAAAAATCTCGGCGTGGATATCTTGGAGTATTCTGCGGTCGAATCCATCATACTCAATAATGAAGCGATTGATCATCTTCAAACCAAAACCGGGACGGTATCTGCGGCACGATATGTATTGGCCGCCGGTGCATGGTCATCACAGATTCCCGGATTGACACAAACGATACCGGAGATCAAACCGATACGGGGGCAGATCGTCGCGATGCAAATGCCGAAACCTGATTTTATTCGATACCCGGCATACCTTGAAGATTTTTATTACGTACCGCGCAATAGCGGTCGGCTGCTTATCGGCTCAACGGTCGAAGATGCCGGCTTTGATAAAGCCGTGACGCCCTCGGTGATTGTCGGATTTATCGAAAAACTAAGAGCATTGATCCCGCAGTCCAAAACTTTCGAATCGGTAGAGCGGTGGGCCGGTTTGCGTCCCTGTAGTGCGGATCGCCTTCCGTTGCTTGGTGAAACACGCTTGACCAACCTCGTCGTAGCAACAGGGCATTTTCGCAATGGCATTCTTCTTATGCCGATAACGGCCAAACTTATAGCCGATATGATCATCACAGGCAAACCTTCGCCGATGTTGGCACCCTTTTCACCCTCGCGATTTAACGGGAGTACCAACGCATGA